The Canis lupus baileyi chromosome 11, mCanLup2.hap1, whole genome shotgun sequence genome includes a window with the following:
- the SSTR3 gene encoding somatostatin receptor type 3, with the protein MDTLGYPASVPTTLEPGNTSSAWPLDATVGNVSAAPSVAGLAVSGVLIPLVYLVVCVVGLLGNSLVIYVVLRHTASPSVTNVYILNLALADELFMLGLPFLAAQNALSYWPFGSLMCRLVMAVDGINQFTSIFCLTVMSVDRYLAVVHPTRSARWRTAPVARTVSVAVWVASAVVVLPVVVFSGVPHGMSTCHMQWPEPAAAWRAGFIIYTAALGFFGPLLVICLCYLLIVVKVRSAGRRVRAPSCQRRRHSERKVTRMVVAVVALFVLCWMPFYVLNIVNVVCPLPEEPAFFGLYFLVVALPYANSCANPILYGFLSYRFKQGFRRVLLRPSRRVRSQEPAGGPPEKTVEEQGEDQEGEDREGEDGAGKQGEGKGMNGRVSLITQPGTSGQERPPSGKASKDKQPLPLEASAADKPGALHISYL; encoded by the coding sequence ATGGATACCCTTGGCTATCCTGCATCGGTGCCCACAACCCTGGAGCCCGGGAACACCTCCTCGGCCTGGCCCCTGGATGCCACCGTGGGAAATGTGTCGGCAGCCCCAAGTGTGGCAGGGCTGGCCGTCAGCGGTGTTCTGATCCCCCTGGTCTACCTGGTGGTGTGCGTGGTGGGCCTGCTGGGCAACTCACTGGTCATCTACGTGGTCCTGCGGCACACGGCCAGCCCGTCGGTCACCAACGTCTACATCCTCAACCTGGCACTGGCCGACGAGCTCTTCATGCTGGGGCTGCCCTTCCTGGCTGCCCAGAACGCCCTGTCCTACTGGCCCTTTGGCTCCCTCATGTGCCGCCTGGTCATGGCCGTGGATGGCATCAACCAGTTCACCAGCATCTTCTGCCTCACGGTCATGAGCGTGGACCGCTACCTAGCAGTGGTGCATCCCACCCGCTCGGCCCGCTGGCGCACGGCGCCCGTGGCCCGCACGGTGAGCGTGGCTGTGTGGGTGGCCTCGGCCGTGGTGGTGCTGCCCGTGGTGGTCTTCTCGGGGGTGCCCCACGGCATGAGCACCTGCCACATGCAGTGGCCCGAGCCGGCGGCAGCCTGGCGGGCGGGCTTCATCATCTACACGGCCGCGCTGGGCTTCTTCGGGCCGCTGCTGGTCATCTGCCTCTGCTACCTGCTCATCGTGGTCAAGGTGCGCTCGGCGGGGCGGCGGGTGCGGGCGCCCTCGTGCCAGCGGCGGCGGCACTCGGAGCGCAAGGTCACGCGCATGGTGGTGGCCGTGGTGGCGCTCTTCGTCCTCTGCTGGATGCCCTTCTACGTGCTCAACATCGTCAACGTGGTGTGCCCGCTGCCCGAGGAGCCGGCCTTCTTCGGCCTCTACTTCCTGGTGGTGGCACTGCCCTACGCCAACAGCTGCGCCAACCCCATCCTCTACGGCTTCCTCTCCTACCGCTTCAAGCAGGGCTTCCGCCGGGTCCTGCTACGGCCCTCCCGCCGCGTGCGCAGCCAGGAGCCCGCCGGAGGACCTCCAGAGAAGACggtggaggagcagggggaagACCAGGAGGGGGAGGACCGGGAGGGGGAGGACGGGGCcgggaagcagggggaggggaaggggatgaACGGCCGGGTCAGCCTCATCACCCAGCCTGGCACCAGCGGGCAGGAGCGGCCGCCCAGCGGGAAGGCCAGCAAGGACAAGCAGCCCCTACCCCTAGAGGCCTCGGCTGCAGACAAGCCAGGCGCGCTGCACATCAGCTATCTGTAG